A window of Adhaeribacter arboris genomic DNA:
TAACTTTTGAAAAGTTTGTCAATAAAATTAACTTAGAAAAAGAGCCAGTTTCCTTGTGGCTTAAACTCCTACAGGAAACCGGCTATGTACGTGCTTTCTAAACAAAAAATTAAAAATTTTATTAATTATTTAGTTGGGTACCAGTTCCGAAGGCGAACCTCGATTTGGGGATTTTTATCATTTACCAACTTCTTAAACGCTTCAACATCACTTAAACCCTCCTGACCCCGGTAATGGTACGGGTAAACTACTTTTGGTTTAAAAGCTAAAACGGCATCGGCGGCCTGGTTTATATCCATGGTGAAAGGTAGGTTCATGCATACAAAAGCGACGTCGATATTTTGCAAAGCCCGCATCTCCGGAATGTCTTCGGTATCGCCGGACAAGTAAATATTTTTACCGCCAATATTTAGTACGTAGCCATTGCCCCGGCCTTTTGGGTGGCGCGAATCGGGCGCTTCGGGTAAGTTATACATGGGCAGGGCAGTGATGCCTATACCCAACTGAATGGTTTGATCGCCGTTTTTCAGGATGGTGGCTTTTGGCTTAAGCGCAGCGGGCAACATTTCGGCTACGGCAGCCGGCACAATAAATTTAGCTTTACTAGTATTAATGGCTTCCAGAGTTTTTACATCCGCGTGATCGCCGTGAATATCGGTAATTAAAATAAGGTCGGGAGCGGCTAAACCGGTAAAAGCCTCTGCTCCACCGTACGGGTCTACATAAATGGTTTTGTTATTCCAGGTAAATACCACCGAACCGTGCAAAACGGGTTGCAGGGTTACCTTGCCCTTTTTAGTATCAAGCTGGTCGGCGGCAGCTCTTTGAGCCTGCACCTGGTTATACGTAATAGCCAATAATAGAACGAAAAGGTACTTAAGCGACATAGTTTTAAGTTTTAATTATAAATTTATGAAGGAACAATTACAAGGGCATTTGGTTATCTAAATTTCAACAGAGTTCGGTCTTACCTTCCGTTGCCTATATTATTCCGATGAGCCGAAGTTTTGTTTCATTTGAATTTTAGTTGTTTTTGAATATTCGGAAAAAATAGGCAGAGCTGGCATTTAACGGATGAATTTATCTTTTTTCAAGTAAAATTCTAAATAAGCTCTTAAATTTAATATAGGCAATTCCAGAAAATATTTTATTTTATATATAATAAAAACTAAATATTAACATCGGTTAGGTTTATAAATAAATACGGATTTTACCAAATAAAAACGTATTTTGCTGCCTCTAACTGGTTTTTCTATATAATTTTTTTTATTTTGAATCAAATTCTAGACAACCCGCAATAGTAACATAATCGTAACATTTATTTGCGTTACATATTGTTACTTTACACGTATAATACTACTACTTACTCCGTTCTCTTGGCCATTTAGAAAAGAGAATTGACTTCTTGTGATAGTTGGAGAAATAGTTAAGGTCTTTAATGGATTTAGAAGTCTTAAAAGCTTATTTAATTAGCATTAGTGGATATAAATTACTTTTAACAAGCTAAAAAAGATTAAAATATGGTTGTGGATTATTTGTATAAAATACAAAGCCTGGATGTAAATTCCTTGCAGTGGCAGGATCGGGAAGCTTTTGTTACCGTTTTAAGATACCTGAGCCGCCGTGTACGTGATCCTCATCTTCTGGATGAAATTAAAAA
This region includes:
- a CDS encoding MBL fold metallo-hydrolase, translated to MSLKYLFVLLLAITYNQVQAQRAAADQLDTKKGKVTLQPVLHGSVVFTWNNKTIYVDPYGGAEAFTGLAAPDLILITDIHGDHADVKTLEAINTSKAKFIVPAAVAEMLPAALKPKATILKNGDQTIQLGIGITALPMYNLPEAPDSRHPKGRGNGYVLNIGGKNIYLSGDTEDIPEMRALQNIDVAFVCMNLPFTMDINQAADAVLAFKPKVVYPYHYRGQEGLSDVEAFKKLVNDKNPQIEVRLRNWYPTK